The following proteins come from a genomic window of Trinickia caryophylli:
- the glgX gene encoding glycogen debranching protein GlgX has product MANSLPDRLEAGSAYPLGSTWDGLGVNFAVFSANAQQVELCVFDPTGHKELARYPLPECTDEVWHGYLPGAHPGTVYGFRAHGAYLPQQGHRFNAHKLLLDPYAKKLTGAFRWSDALFGYRVHSSRHDLSLDRRDSAPAVPKCVVIDEAFDWSRDVRPDVPWSETIIYEAHVKGASILSDEVRQHERGSFAALATPHFIEHLHRLGVTAIELLPVHAFLDERFLLERQLTNYWGYNTAAFFAPHPAYLSTRRLNEMRIAVRQFHAAGIEVILDVVYNHTCEGNELGPTVSWRGLDNASYYRLIPGDERHYINDTGCGNTLNLSHPRVLQMVMDSLRYWASAYHIDGFRFDLGVTLGREGTGFDPGSGFFDVIRQDPVLSQRKLISEPWDVGPGGYQVGHHPPGFAEWNDKFRDCVRRFWRGDASMRAELSARIAGSAELFHHRYRRPWASVNYLASHDGFTLADVVSYEQKHNEANGENNADGHNENCSANWGAEGPTADEEVLDTRRRVMRSMLACLFTSLGTPMLAAGDEFARSQGGNNNAYCQDNEISWLDWRQAASDEGRAMTSFVSRMIALRRAHPLLRDTHFLRGDGDVLPQIKDAEWFDERGEPLTAETWQDPEGRALVMRRAGPGLDGQTEVLLLMFNGSDRPLPFVPPAPRLEWNVLADTGRPWREPHRLEDEALELYAHGFALLCARPQPADGPSPWSDRSIGPHPTGEARNPHA; this is encoded by the coding sequence ATGGCGAATTCTCTACCCGATCGGCTCGAGGCCGGCTCAGCCTACCCGCTGGGCTCGACATGGGACGGCCTCGGCGTCAATTTCGCCGTGTTCTCGGCGAACGCCCAGCAAGTCGAGCTCTGCGTCTTCGATCCGACCGGCCACAAGGAACTCGCGCGCTATCCGCTGCCCGAATGCACGGACGAAGTCTGGCATGGCTACCTGCCCGGCGCGCACCCCGGCACCGTGTACGGATTTCGCGCGCATGGCGCCTATCTGCCGCAGCAAGGGCACCGCTTCAACGCGCACAAGCTGCTGCTCGATCCGTACGCGAAGAAGCTCACGGGGGCATTTCGATGGTCCGACGCGCTCTTCGGGTATCGCGTGCATTCGAGCCGTCACGACTTGTCGCTCGACCGGCGCGACTCGGCGCCGGCCGTGCCGAAGTGCGTCGTCATCGACGAAGCGTTCGACTGGTCGCGCGACGTGCGACCCGACGTGCCATGGTCCGAGACGATCATCTACGAAGCGCATGTGAAGGGTGCCTCGATATTGAGCGACGAAGTGCGCCAGCACGAACGGGGCAGCTTCGCGGCGCTTGCCACGCCGCATTTCATCGAACATCTGCACCGGCTCGGCGTGACCGCCATCGAGCTGCTGCCCGTTCACGCGTTTCTCGACGAGCGGTTTCTGCTCGAACGGCAGCTCACGAACTACTGGGGCTACAACACCGCCGCGTTTTTCGCCCCGCACCCGGCCTATCTGTCGACCCGACGGCTCAACGAAATGCGCATCGCCGTGCGGCAGTTCCACGCAGCCGGAATCGAGGTGATTCTCGACGTGGTCTATAACCACACCTGCGAAGGCAACGAGCTTGGGCCGACCGTATCCTGGCGCGGCCTCGACAACGCCAGCTACTATCGTCTGATCCCGGGCGACGAGCGGCACTACATCAACGATACGGGCTGCGGCAACACGCTGAACCTGTCGCACCCGCGCGTGCTGCAAATGGTGATGGATTCGCTGCGCTACTGGGCGAGTGCCTATCACATCGACGGCTTTCGCTTCGACCTCGGCGTGACGCTGGGGCGCGAGGGCACGGGCTTCGATCCCGGCTCGGGCTTTTTCGACGTAATCCGGCAAGACCCGGTGCTGTCGCAACGCAAGCTGATCTCCGAGCCGTGGGACGTTGGCCCGGGCGGCTACCAGGTCGGCCACCATCCGCCCGGCTTCGCGGAATGGAACGACAAGTTTCGCGACTGCGTGCGGCGGTTCTGGCGCGGCGACGCGAGCATGCGCGCCGAACTCTCGGCACGCATCGCGGGCTCGGCCGAGCTGTTCCACCACCGCTATCGACGGCCGTGGGCCTCGGTAAACTACCTCGCCTCGCACGACGGCTTCACGCTTGCCGACGTCGTTTCATACGAGCAAAAGCACAACGAGGCCAACGGCGAGAACAATGCCGACGGGCACAACGAGAACTGCAGCGCGAACTGGGGAGCCGAGGGCCCGACCGCGGACGAAGAGGTTCTGGACACGCGCCGCCGTGTGATGCGCTCGATGCTCGCGTGCCTCTTCACGTCGCTCGGCACGCCGATGCTTGCGGCCGGAGACGAGTTCGCGCGCAGCCAGGGCGGCAACAACAACGCCTATTGTCAGGATAACGAAATATCCTGGCTCGACTGGCGGCAAGCCGCTTCGGACGAAGGACGCGCGATGACGTCGTTCGTTTCGCGCATGATCGCCCTGCGCCGCGCGCATCCGCTGCTGCGCGATACCCATTTTCTGCGCGGCGACGGCGACGTGCTGCCGCAGATCAAGGACGCCGAATGGTTCGACGAACGCGGCGAGCCGTTGACGGCCGAGACGTGGCAAGACCCGGAGGGGCGCGCGCTCGTGATGCGCCGTGCCGGGCCGGGCCTCGACGGGCAGACGGAAGTGCTGCTGCTGATGTTCAACGGCTCCGATCGCCCGTTGCCGTTCGTGCCGCCTGCGCCGCGCCTGGAATGGAACGTGCTGGCCGATACGGGACGCCCCTGGCGCGAGCCGCACCGGCTCGAAGACGAGGCACTCGAGCTTTACGCGCACGGCTTTGCCCTGCTGTGCGCACGGCCCCAGCCGGCCGATGGGCCGAGCCCGTGGAGCGATCGCTCGATCGGCCCGCATCCGACCGGCGAAGCAAGGAACCCCCATGCCTGA
- the malQ gene encoding 4-alpha-glucanotransferase, with the protein MSTRTPSAARQRASRDALERLATRAGFSVRWEDAHGREQHVPQDTLAALLTALGLPCGTRDEAAQSQAALDAELAASVLPPLVTAECHRAISLPRPAAKPNSRYRIELEGGGAIEGHVSAPGGEPAIIAPVAEPGYHTLLVDGAQVRLAVAPRRCHTVDDARRAGAEKATAATATDRARQTALWGIGAQLYSLRRDGDGGLGDYTALATFAEESARRGAAALAVSPTHAMFSADPSKFSPYSPSSRLFLNVAHIDPAAVLGAQAAGRALEAAGVRDAWAALESAPLIDWPRALSLRLAVLRSLFESFCAHEHASGSALAADFSAFCARGGRALEDHARFEALDAYEREHNGRMHWREWAAGLTDPRGKEVRAFAEAHRREVEFHLFMQWLAAKGLDRAQQSAREAGMAIGLVADLAVGCDGAGSHAWSYCDDMLQKVSVGAPPDLFNQAGQAWGLTTFSPRAMRNQGFTAFIDMLRASFAHAGGLRIDHVLGLQRLWLVPEGAQAKDGAYLNYPFADLLRLIALESSRHRAVVIGEDLGTVPPGFRERLAQHGLLGMRVLWFEREPDGHGFLPPQQWGDHSLATTTTHDLPTVAGWWQGHDIDWRHRIGQTVPRRDGRDPVAAARDERAADRDALWEAFQRAGLAPDDTSAPPPDQPPVDEALAYVSSTPTPLAVYPLEDLLGTIEQPNLPGSIDEHPNWRRRLTAPLDMLFADAGFNDRLLALARLRDDMAQRVPKPDERSAP; encoded by the coding sequence GTGAGTACGCGTACGCCTTCGGCCGCGCGGCAGCGCGCGAGCCGCGATGCGCTGGAGCGGCTCGCGACGCGCGCCGGTTTCTCGGTACGCTGGGAGGATGCGCATGGCCGCGAGCAGCACGTGCCGCAGGATACGCTCGCGGCCCTGCTCACGGCGCTCGGCTTGCCATGCGGTACGCGCGACGAAGCGGCGCAAAGTCAAGCGGCGCTCGATGCGGAACTCGCCGCGAGCGTATTGCCGCCGCTCGTCACGGCCGAATGTCATCGCGCCATATCGCTGCCGCGGCCCGCGGCGAAACCGAACAGCCGTTATCGCATCGAACTCGAAGGCGGCGGCGCGATCGAGGGCCACGTGAGCGCGCCCGGCGGCGAACCGGCAATCATCGCGCCGGTGGCCGAGCCCGGCTATCACACGCTGCTTGTGGACGGCGCGCAGGTCCGTCTGGCGGTCGCGCCGCGACGCTGTCATACCGTCGACGATGCGCGCCGCGCCGGCGCCGAGAAAGCAACGGCGGCGACGGCGACGGACAGGGCCCGGCAAACCGCGCTCTGGGGCATTGGCGCCCAGCTCTACAGCCTGCGGCGGGACGGGGACGGCGGGCTCGGCGACTACACGGCGCTTGCCACCTTCGCGGAGGAAAGCGCGCGCCGGGGCGCCGCTGCGCTCGCGGTGAGTCCGACGCATGCGATGTTCAGCGCCGATCCCTCGAAATTCAGCCCCTACTCGCCGTCATCGCGGCTCTTTCTCAACGTGGCGCACATCGATCCGGCCGCCGTGCTGGGTGCGCAGGCGGCCGGACGTGCACTCGAAGCCGCCGGCGTGCGCGACGCGTGGGCGGCACTCGAAAGCGCGCCTCTCATCGATTGGCCACGTGCGCTCTCGCTGCGGCTCGCGGTGCTGCGCTCGCTCTTCGAATCGTTTTGCGCGCACGAGCACGCCAGCGGATCCGCTCTCGCCGCGGACTTCTCGGCATTTTGCGCACGCGGCGGGCGAGCGCTCGAGGATCACGCCCGTTTCGAGGCGCTCGACGCTTACGAACGCGAGCACAACGGCCGCATGCACTGGCGCGAATGGGCCGCCGGCCTGACCGATCCGCGCGGCAAGGAAGTGCGGGCGTTCGCCGAGGCCCACCGACGCGAGGTGGAATTTCATCTTTTCATGCAGTGGCTCGCGGCCAAGGGCCTCGATCGGGCCCAACAGTCCGCACGCGAAGCGGGCATGGCGATCGGGCTCGTGGCCGATCTCGCGGTAGGCTGCGACGGCGCGGGCAGTCACGCGTGGTCCTATTGCGACGACATGCTGCAGAAGGTGTCGGTCGGCGCGCCGCCCGATCTGTTCAATCAGGCCGGGCAGGCATGGGGGCTCACGACGTTCTCGCCGCGCGCGATGCGCAACCAGGGCTTCACGGCGTTCATCGATATGCTGCGCGCCTCGTTCGCCCATGCGGGCGGCTTGCGCATCGATCACGTGCTGGGCCTGCAGCGCCTCTGGCTCGTGCCCGAGGGCGCGCAAGCGAAGGACGGCGCTTACCTCAACTACCCGTTCGCCGATCTGCTGCGCCTCATCGCGCTCGAGTCGTCACGCCATCGGGCAGTGGTCATCGGCGAGGATCTCGGCACGGTACCGCCCGGCTTCCGGGAGCGGCTTGCACAGCATGGGCTGCTCGGCATGCGCGTGCTCTGGTTCGAACGCGAGCCGGACGGCCATGGTTTTCTACCGCCGCAACAATGGGGCGATCACTCGCTCGCCACCACGACGACCCACGATCTGCCCACCGTGGCAGGCTGGTGGCAAGGCCACGATATCGATTGGCGCCACCGCATAGGCCAAACCGTGCCGCGGCGCGACGGGCGCGACCCCGTGGCGGCGGCCAGGGACGAACGAGCCGCCGATCGCGACGCGCTATGGGAAGCGTTTCAGCGTGCCGGCCTCGCGCCTGACGACACGAGCGCACCACCGCCCGATCAGCCGCCCGTGGACGAAGCGCTCGCCTATGTTTCGTCGACGCCCACGCCACTGGCCGTGTATCCGCTCGAGGATCTGCTGGGCACGATCGAGCAGCCGAATCTGCCGGGTTCCATCGACGAACATCCGAACTGGCGGCGGCGCCTCACGGCCCCGCTCGACATGCTGTTCGCCGATGCCGGCTTCAACGATCGTCTGCTGGCGCTCGCGCGGCTGCGCGACGACATGGCGCAACGCGTGCCGAAACCGGATGAACGGAGCGCACCATGA
- the treZ gene encoding malto-oligosyltrehalose trehalohydrolase: MPEHLFDRQARYAHCLPFGAHLLDCAPGASPRTRFRFWAPACHSVQVEIEDASTTTLVDMAATGNGWFEAQADCGAGTRYRYRLDGAANGAVADPASRFQPEDVGGPSEVVDPRAYVWQQTHWMGRPWEEMVIYELHVGALGGYASVARRLPRLAELGVTAIELMPLNDFPGHRNWGYDGVLPFAPDSSYGRPDDLKALIDCAHGLGLAVLLDVVYNHFGPEGNHLPRYAPHFFRQDKTTPWGAAIDFRRQEVREFFCQNARYWLDEYRFDGLRLDAVHAIDDDDWLRELAERVRRSTEPGRHIHLVLENERNTASLLRGPFDAQWNDDAHNTLHVLLTGEHEGYYRAYADRPIEKLARVLAEGFAYQGEPSPIHDGAPRGEPSAHLPPSAFVMFLQNHDQIGNRAFGERLRTLCAPQALLAATALMLLSPQIPLLFMGEEAGSTQPFLYFTDYAGDLADAVREGRRREFARFSAFSDEERRARIPDPNAVQTFALSSLADDANCEPGSEPRERTVGESDAWLHFYRSALAVRAKLIAPRIAHARALGAIVLPMASGRDANALLARWQLSDGQTLSIALNLTPDALPFPARPDGMVIFETPPRTRDSVDAGELPAYACIAWLTGDVNAYALRHDARIIEPREDDL; the protein is encoded by the coding sequence ATGCCTGAACATCTGTTCGATCGCCAGGCCCGCTACGCGCACTGCCTGCCGTTCGGTGCCCATCTTCTCGACTGTGCCCCGGGTGCCTCGCCGCGCACGCGCTTCCGCTTCTGGGCGCCGGCGTGCCATTCTGTGCAGGTCGAAATCGAAGACGCGTCGACGACGACGCTCGTCGACATGGCGGCCACCGGTAACGGATGGTTCGAAGCGCAAGCCGATTGCGGTGCCGGCACGCGCTACCGTTACCGGCTGGATGGCGCCGCAAACGGCGCCGTGGCGGATCCGGCCTCGCGCTTCCAGCCGGAGGACGTAGGCGGCCCGAGCGAAGTGGTCGATCCGCGCGCCTATGTCTGGCAGCAAACGCATTGGATGGGCCGCCCGTGGGAAGAGATGGTCATCTACGAGCTACATGTCGGCGCACTCGGCGGGTACGCGAGCGTCGCCCGGCGCCTGCCGCGCCTCGCCGAACTCGGCGTCACGGCGATCGAACTGATGCCGCTCAACGACTTTCCGGGCCATCGCAACTGGGGCTATGACGGCGTACTTCCGTTTGCGCCCGATTCGTCCTACGGCAGGCCCGACGACCTCAAGGCGTTGATCGATTGCGCGCATGGGCTCGGGCTCGCCGTACTGCTCGACGTCGTTTACAACCATTTCGGACCGGAGGGTAATCATCTGCCGCGCTACGCCCCCCACTTCTTTCGCCAGGACAAAACCACGCCCTGGGGGGCCGCAATCGACTTTCGCCGCCAGGAAGTGCGCGAGTTCTTCTGCCAGAACGCACGCTATTGGCTCGACGAGTATCGATTCGACGGCCTGCGTCTCGATGCCGTCCATGCCATCGACGACGATGACTGGCTGCGCGAGCTGGCCGAGCGTGTGCGGCGCTCGACCGAACCGGGCCGCCACATCCATCTCGTGCTCGAAAACGAGCGCAACACGGCGAGCCTGCTGCGCGGGCCATTCGACGCGCAATGGAACGACGATGCGCACAATACGCTGCACGTGCTGCTGACGGGCGAGCACGAAGGCTATTACCGGGCCTACGCCGACCGACCGATCGAGAAGCTCGCGCGCGTGCTTGCCGAAGGGTTCGCCTACCAGGGAGAGCCGTCTCCGATCCATGACGGCGCACCGCGCGGCGAGCCGAGCGCGCATCTGCCACCGAGCGCGTTCGTCATGTTCCTGCAGAATCACGATCAGATCGGCAATCGCGCATTCGGCGAACGTCTGCGCACGCTGTGCGCGCCACAGGCGCTTCTGGCCGCGACGGCGCTCATGCTGCTCTCGCCGCAGATCCCGCTGCTCTTCATGGGCGAAGAAGCGGGCTCGACTCAGCCTTTCCTCTACTTCACCGACTATGCGGGCGATCTGGCCGACGCGGTGCGCGAAGGACGCCGCCGCGAGTTCGCCCGGTTCTCGGCATTCAGCGACGAAGAGCGGCGCGCGCGCATTCCCGATCCGAACGCCGTTCAGACGTTCGCGCTCTCCTCTCTGGCCGACGACGCCAACTGCGAGCCCGGCAGCGAACCGCGGGAGCGCACAGTCGGCGAAAGCGATGCTTGGCTGCACTTCTATCGCTCGGCGCTCGCCGTGCGCGCCAAGCTGATCGCGCCGCGCATTGCCCATGCGCGTGCACTCGGCGCCATCGTGCTGCCGATGGCGAGCGGCCGTGACGCCAACGCCCTGCTCGCCCGCTGGCAACTCTCCGACGGACAAACGCTATCGATCGCGTTGAACCTGACACCCGATGCACTGCCGTTCCCGGCACGCCCCGACGGCATGGTCATCTTCGAAACACCGCCGCGCACGCGCGACAGCGTCGATGCGGGCGAGTTGCCGGCCTATGCGTGCATCGCATGGCTCACGGGTGACGTCAACGCCTATGCGCTGCGGCACGACGCCCGCATCATCGAGCCTCGGGAGGACGATCTGTGA